TTTGCCTACATTCCGTCATTGAACAACCTCTAGTAGGTATAGAGTCAAGCTTTTCCGGAGGAACAACCATGATGCGGATCGGTGAACTGGGCAAAAAGGCGGACTGCCCAGTGCAGACCGTGCGCTTCTACGAGTCCGAAGGCTTGCTGCCTGAGCCTGCGCGCAGCCAGGGCAACTTCAGGCTGTACGACGATGCGCACCTTCAGCGCCTGCTGTTCATCCGCCACTGCCGGGCCAAGGACATGACGCTGGAGGAGATCCGTCAACTGCTGAGCTTCCGGGATCGGCCTGAGCGGGACTGCGGCGAGGTGAATGCGCTGGTTGACTCTCATATCGCCCAGGTACGGACCAAGATGAAGGAATTGCGCGAGTTGGAGCGCGAGTTGATGGATTTGCGGCGCTCCTGCGATACCGCCCGAACCTCGCGCGAGTGCGGCGTTCTCAACAGCTTGGCCGAGCATGCCTGAAGCTCGAGGGTGTCATCGCCGCTGGAAGGTGTTCGGGTCCAGTTCCGGCGGCCATGCGCCGTGCTCCATCACGCCAAAGCGCCCGGTGCCGGCGTTCTGAGGCGGTGTACGGCCGAGGGCGTGGCCGACAGGAGCCAGCGCGAGCCGGGCGAGCTGCGCCGCTACCTCCGCAACGTTGCGGGTTCTCCAAGCCAGCCCGAGCATCGCGGCGTGGCTGCGCAGGTGCAGGCCAAGGTAAGGCTGCGCCACGATATGGCCCAATTCATGGGCACGCCACGCGGCGCGCAGATCGCTGGCGGCCTCGCGAGAAGCGGCAATGCCCGTCTCGCGCAGGAAGGCGGCGCGGGCAAGCCCATGGTCATCTGCAGAAACGTCTGCCGCCGCCGGCCGGCGGCGGAAGGGATAGACCAGCTGCGGGCCGTACTCCATCGGAAAATCCGCCTCCTTGAGTCCCACTTCGTTGGCGCCGAGCGTGTGCTTTGGCAGCCGGAAAGTGCCGAACAAGTGGTCCCAGAGCATCCAGAACTCGCCGTAGTTGACCTGGGCGTCTTCATACTCTCGCTTGTGATGCCAGCGGTGGACTTCAGCCGCTCCGATCACGAATCGCAGCGGCCCGACCCGGTAGTCCAGGTTCGAGTGCTGGAAGGCCAGGTGCACGGCCAACAAGCCGAGCCATGCGCCGATGGCCTGTGCCGGTGCTCCCATCAGGACCACCGCGAGCAAGCCGGGTGCGGCCATCATCCCGGCATGCAAGGGATGCCGGCGCTCCCCGTTGAGCCAATACAGGCGCTCGGAGCTGTGGTGGATCGCGTGGAACCGCCAGAGCCAGGCCGCCCGGTGACTCAGCCAATGGACGCCGTAGAGGCTCAGATCGAGCACCGCACCGACGGTAAGAGCTTGCGCCCAAAGCGGCCACCGGTCCGGCCACCATGTCCCGGCCGACCACAGCGGCGCCAAGGCCGCCACCACGCCGTGCACGGCGAGGAGAACAAGGAGGTTGACCGCTGCGTGGATGGCGTCGCACTTGCTGTCGCGGTGGTCGCGACCCCAGGCCGAATGAAAGGGCTGCCGCCGCTCCAGCAGGGCGACGCAAGCGAGCGCGGCAGCCACCGTGAGCGGCACTGTCGGGAAATACGGCCAGCCGGCCGCGAGCCCACCGAAGAGCACCACGGCGGTGGCGAAGGATCAGCGGGTAGCTGCCATACCGAATCACAGTGTCCAGGAAGGGGCGTTTTGTCGTACTCATCTTTCTGTCCTCAGAAGGGTCTGGCTGGAATTGGAAACCCTCTAGCTGATATAGAGTCAAGCAGTTCTGAGAACGGACGCGGCAGGCCTCGCCTGGTGTCGGCGCCATCACAACTTGCGTGCATCTGCGCTTGACTCTCCAGCCGCTGCAGGCTTCAGGATCCTGCGACGTGGAAGGAACAACGCATGCCTGAAAACGACAAGAATGACAAAGATGACGAGCTCGGCGGCCTCGATGCGAGCAACGCGGCAGACCGCAAGATTCTGCGGTCCGTGTTGCTGATCAACCTGGCCCAGTCCGCCGCGGGAATCGGCATTGGCCTGTGGGCTGCTTCGACGGCGTTGATGGGTGCCGGGCTGGACAATCTCGCCGACGCGTCGGTCTATGCGGTCAGCCTGTACGCCGTCGGCCGGGCGGCAATGGTCAAGGTGAGGGCCGCGCGGCTGTCGGGCTTCTTGCTCATCGGCCTGGCCGTGCTGCTGCTGGTGGAGGTCCTGCGCCGCTTCGCTGGCGGGGAGGAACCTGTCGGCCCAGCCATGATGGCCATGGCCGCGGCGAACGCGGCTTTGAACCTGGTGTGCCTGAGGCTGCTGCGTCGCCATCGCGGGGAGGATGTGAACTTCAAGGCGTCCGCGATCTTCACGAGCAACGACTCCATCGTCAATGGCGCGGTTGTGCTGTCCGGCGTGCTGGTCATGTGGCTCGGATCGAACATCCCGGACCTGGTGCTGGGCGTCATCGTGGCCGGGATCGCTGCGAACGGCGGCCGGGAAATCCTGCGCGAGGCATCGCAAACGGCTCGGCGCAACGCCAGCGCATGAGGTCAGCCGTCGCCCTGTGCCTCCCGGAGGTCATGCCGGCTGCAACCGCCGGCCTCTGTATGCATTCAACGCGAAACCCGAAACAGCGATCAGCAGAACAATGATCTGCGCCACCACGGTCTCGGCCGACGGGTACATGCCCAGCAATTCGATCCGCGGCGCCATGATGGGGCTGGCCCCCAGCCAGCCAGCCTCCTGCAGTCCCGCCACGCCTTTGCCCGCCAGGACAACGGCGAGCACAGCGACCAGGATCGAACTGATGCTGAAGAACTTGCCGATCGGCATCCGGGCGCTTGTGCGCAGCATCACCCAGGCAAGGACCGCCAGCAGGCCCACGCCCAAGCCGAACCCACCCAGCAGGGCATTGCCGTTGCCGTCTGCCGACAGCGCAGAGTAGAAGAGCACGGTTTCGAATACCTCGCGGTAAACCGCGATGAACGACAGGCCAAACAGGGCCCAAGCCGAGCGCTTTGACATGGCCGAGGAGAGCTTTTCCTTGAGGTAGGCCTGCCAGCGGCCGGCGGCGCTCTTCTGGTGCATCCACAAGCCCACGCTCAGCAGAACGAGCGCGGCAAAGAGGGACGAAAGTCCTTCGGTCACCTCCCGGCTTGCCCCGCTGATGTTCACGAAATAGGTTGCCACGGCCCAGGTCAGCCCGCCGGCGGCCAGGGCCACGATCCAGCCGCCATGCACGTAGCGCAGGACGTCTGGTCGATTGGCTTTCTTCAGGAAAGCCACCATGCCCACAACGATCAGCAGGGCCTCGAGGCCTTCTCTCAGCAAGATGGTCAGCGAGCCCAGGAAGGTGGTGAGCGGGTCCGCCGATTCGCCGCCCAGTTCCTTTTCTACCTCGGCAAAGAGGTAGTCCAGCTTTTGAGCCGCGGCCTCGGCTTGGGCCAGCGTGCCGTTGTTGATGGCCGAGCGATAGGCCAGCATGCCGCTCTCCACCTCGGTCAGGAGTGCCTTGTTGCGCGCACCCAGGGACGGCTCCAGCGGCTCGAAGCCATCAAGATAGGCAGAGAGCGCCAGTCGGGTTGCCGCAGGCTTGTCGCCCTTGCGAATTGCGGCCAGGCTCTCACCCAAGCGCGTGCGGGACAGGGTCAGCCCGCCGGCGTTGCCGGCTGCCGATGCCACCTCGGGTCGGCTGCGCACGAAGGCCGTCAGATCACGGGCCGCTTCGGATCCGATGCGGCCGGCCGCTGCAGCCTCGGTGCCCGTGGTCACCGCGGCCAGGTCGGCGAACTCCTTGCGGGCAGCGGCATCATGTTTCCACAGCTGCTCGCCACGTTCGCGCATGCCGGCGTCATGAGAAAGTGTGCCGGCAAAGAACGCGAGCGCCCATCGGTCCTCATCGGACAGCGCAGCAAAACTCGGCATCGCCGTGCCGGTAACGCCCTGGGAGACGACTTGATAGAGCGCCATGAGGCTTCGCGAGCGAGCACGTTCCCGGTCCGTGAAAGCGATCGGCGGTGGCTCCAGTTTGGCTGCGAGTGGTCCGTCGCCTGCGCCCGCGGTGCCGTGACAGGATGCGCACTGGGCTTGGAAGAGCGCTGCGCCTCGCTTGAGGTCAGGCAAGGCCTTCGGTGCCACGGGAATGGGATAGGCGGCCACCAGCAGCGCCTCCGCTTCATGCGCCAGGCGCGCGACCTCTGCGCCATCTGCCTTGCTGGAGACAGCCTCCTGCAGTTTGGTGGCAGCAGTGACTACCGCGTCCTTGGAGGCATGCGCAGGAAGGCCGCGCGCCTGGGTCACCGCATTGGCAGTGAAATCGCGCATTTCCGCATATTCCGATTCCCTGACGATGGCGCCCTTGTCGACCGCACCACCGTAGTCCACGGCAACATAGTCCAGGAGTTGCCATAGCTGACGCGGTCCTTCGTCGGCTCCAGCAGGAGGGGTCTGCGCGGTGGCAGAGCCCATGAAACACAGCCCAACCCACAGAATCAATAGCAAGCGCTTCATTCTTCAATCAACCTCAAATAAGAACGACTACCATTTTCGTTCATCCGACCGTGCTTTTGGCCAGCCTGCTGGAAGTGCCTACCTTTCGCCGGGCGAGTGGTCTTTGATCGGCTACGCTGCGTGTCCAGATCGACCCTGACCAGCGGGAGCTTTGTGCCATGGCGAGCATAGAACGTACGGCTTACCCTCGATTTCCTCGAACGCTGACGCTCAAGGATCTACAGGCGTCGTTCACGCCCAGGCCGGAGGAAATCGAATGGGCGCAGCAACATTCGCGAACGCAGGAACGTCGTCTGGCCTTGCTCGTGCTGCTCAAATGCTTCGAGTTCCTGCGTCACTTTCCGGCGCTCGAAGTCATTCCTGTCGAGTTGGTCGAGCATGTTTCCGCCACCCTGGGCATGGCGCCGACCGAGAAGATCGAGTTCGCGTCCCTGGCCACGCTGTATCGCCACCACAAGGCGATACGCGAACTGCTCGGTGTCAAGCCCTACACCGATGAAGAGACAAGGAAGCTGACGAGCCGGATCGCCCAAGACGCCGCCGGCATCGTGGAGACCCGTGCGGACATCATCAACATCACGATCGAGGAGTTGGTGCGACTGGGCTACGAGCTGCCGGTGTTTCGAACACTCGACGAAATAGCCGAGCAGGCGCATTCGACCGCCGAGGCTGCCTTGCACAAGCGGATCACCCAACGCCTGACCCTGGCCCAGCGAAACTGGCTTGATCGGCTGCTGATGGCCGAACTTCCAGCCCGACGCACGCTGTACAACCAGATCAAGAAGTCTGCGAAAAAAGCCTCGCGCAAGCACCTCGACCTCCTGCTGGACCAGATGACCTGGTTGGAGTCCTTGCCCGACAGCGACACGCTGCTCGACGGCGTGCCGGCGACCAAGCTCAAGCACATGGCCGACATGGCATCCGCGCTCGATGCGGGCGACATGAAGGATCTGCTGCCAGCCAAGCGCTACACGCTAATCCTGGCCTTGGTCCGTCAGATGCGCGTGAGGGCGCGTGACGACGTGGCCGAAATGTTCATTCGCCGCATCGGAGCCATTCACAAAACCGCCAAGGAGGAGCTGCAGGTGATCCAGGCGCGCCAGCGCGAACTGAGCGAGGAACTGGTGGCCACGCTGGAGCAGGTGCTGGAGATCCTCGCCGAAAACCTGGACGACGCGAGCACCGGGCAGCGCGTGCGCGATCTGCTCGCTCCGCACGGCAACCTGGAGCAACTGAGGACGGACTGCGAGGCAATTCGCGTGTGGAGCGGCGGCAACCACCTGCCGTTGATCTGGAAGGCCTTCAGCAGCTGGCGCGCGGCGATGTTCCGGATGGCGAAGGCGCTGCAGTTCGAGGCGGCCACCCAGGACCGCAATCTGCTCGATGCCCTGGAGGTCGTGCTGGCCAACGAACACCGCAAGGTCGAGTGGATCTCAGACGACCTGACGCTGTCGTTCGCCTCTGAGCGCTGGCGCAAGCTGGTGCGCCGTTCGCATGGCTTGGGCCCCCCGACGAACCGGCGCTACCTGGAGGTGTGCGTGTTCAGTTATCTGAGCGGCGATCTGCGCTCCGGCGATGTGTGCATCGAAGGCTCGGAATCCTTTGCCGACTATCGCGCGCAGCTATTGCCCTGGAAGGAGTGCGAAGCGCTTCTGCCGACTTACTGCGACCGGATCGGCATACCAGCCACCGCGGGTGACTTCGTCGACGGTCTCAAGCAGCTGCTCACCGAGACAGCCGAAAAAGTCGATGAAGAGTTCCCGCAGCATGCAGGAGACGTGGTGATCGGCAGCACCGGCGAGCCGACCTTGCGGCGTGTCGTTGCGCGCGAAGTGCCAGCGTCAGCCATCGCTTTGCACGCCGCTATCGAAAATCGCACGGTGCCGCGCAACCTGCTGGATGTTCTGGCCAACATTGAGCACTGGACCGGATTTACGCGGAATTTTGGTCCGCAGTCAGGCGACGATCCCAAACTTCGCAACGCACGCGAGCGCTACTTGCTGACCGTGTTCGCGATGGGCTGCAACCTCGGGCCCAACCAGGCCGCGCGCCACCTGTCCAATGGGGTGACACCGCATCAGCTGTCCTATGCCAACCAGCGGCACATGAGCCTGGACCAGTTGGACAACGCCTGCCGGGATCTGACCGAGCTGTACCTGCGGCTCGAGTTGCCCAAGCTATGGGGCGAGGGCAAGAAGGTGGCGGCCGATGGCACGCAGTACGATTTCTACGACCAGAACCTGCTGGTAGGCATGCATTTCCGGTACCGGCGCATGGGGGCGGTGGCTTATCGGCATGTGGCTGACAACTACATCGCGGTGTTCCGTCATTTCATACCACCAGGGGTGCTCGAAGCGGTCTATGTCATCGAGGGTCTGATGAAGGCGGGCCTGAGCGTGCAGGCTGACACGGTGTATTCGGACACCCATGGTCAGTCGGAAACGGTCTTCGCCTTCACGCACTTGGCCGGCATTCAGTTGATGCCTCGCATCCGGAACTGGAAGGACCTGCGCTTCTATCGACCCGAGAAGGGCACGCGCTATCGCCATATCGACCGCCTGTTCAGCGACGTGGTGGACTGGAAGTTGATCCGCGACCACTGGCGAGATCTGATGCAGGTGTCCATCTCGATCCAGGCCGGACGGATCGCCTCGCCGATGCTGCTGCGCAAGCTCAGCCAGGAAGGGCGGCACAACCGGCTCTTTGCCGCGGCTCGCGAACTCGGCCGCGTGCTGCGCACCGTCTATCTGTTGCGCTGGAT
This is a stretch of genomic DNA from Achromobacter xylosoxidans A8. It encodes these proteins:
- the cadR gene encoding Cd(II)/Pb(II)-responsive transcriptional regulator — its product is MMRIGELGKKADCPVQTVRFYESEGLLPEPARSQGNFRLYDDAHLQRLLFIRHCRAKDMTLEEIRQLLSFRDRPERDCGEVNALVDSHIAQVRTKMKELRELERELMDLRRSCDTARTSRECGVLNSLAEHA
- a CDS encoding sterol desaturase family protein, translated to MVLFGGLAAGWPYFPTVPLTVAAALACVALLERRQPFHSAWGRDHRDSKCDAIHAAVNLLVLLAVHGVVAALAPLWSAGTWWPDRWPLWAQALTVGAVLDLSLYGVHWLSHRAAWLWRFHAIHHSSERLYWLNGERRHPLHAGMMAAPGLLAVVLMGAPAQAIGAWLGLLAVHLAFQHSNLDYRVGPLRFVIGAAEVHRWHHKREYEDAQVNYGEFWMLWDHLFGTFRLPKHTLGANEVGLKEADFPMEYGPQLVYPFRRRPAAADVSADDHGLARAAFLRETGIAASREAASDLRAAWRAHELGHIVAQPYLGLHLRSHAAMLGLAWRTRNVAEVAAQLARLALAPVGHALGRTPPQNAGTGRFGVMEHGAWPPELDPNTFQRR
- a CDS encoding cation transporter, with amino-acid sequence MPENDKNDKDDELGGLDASNAADRKILRSVLLINLAQSAAGIGIGLWAASTALMGAGLDNLADASVYAVSLYAVGRAAMVKVRAARLSGFLLIGLAVLLLVEVLRRFAGGEEPVGPAMMAMAAANAALNLVCLRLLRRHRGEDVNFKASAIFTSNDSIVNGAVVLSGVLVMWLGSNIPDLVLGVIVAGIAANGGREILREASQTARRNASA
- a CDS encoding cytochrome c/FTR1 family iron permease, with the translated sequence MKRLLLILWVGLCFMGSATAQTPPAGADEGPRQLWQLLDYVAVDYGGAVDKGAIVRESEYAEMRDFTANAVTQARGLPAHASKDAVVTAATKLQEAVSSKADGAEVARLAHEAEALLVAAYPIPVAPKALPDLKRGAALFQAQCASCHGTAGAGDGPLAAKLEPPPIAFTDRERARSRSLMALYQVVSQGVTGTAMPSFAALSDEDRWALAFFAGTLSHDAGMRERGEQLWKHDAAARKEFADLAAVTTGTEAAAAGRIGSEAARDLTAFVRSRPEVASAAGNAGGLTLSRTRLGESLAAIRKGDKPAATRLALSAYLDGFEPLEPSLGARNKALLTEVESGMLAYRSAINNGTLAQAEAAAQKLDYLFAEVEKELGGESADPLTTFLGSLTILLREGLEALLIVVGMVAFLKKANRPDVLRYVHGGWIVALAAGGLTWAVATYFVNISGASREVTEGLSSLFAALVLLSVGLWMHQKSAAGRWQAYLKEKLSSAMSKRSAWALFGLSFIAVYREVFETVLFYSALSADGNGNALLGGFGLGVGLLAVLAWVMLRTSARMPIGKFFSISSILVAVLAVVLAGKGVAGLQEAGWLGASPIMAPRIELLGMYPSAETVVAQIIVLLIAVSGFALNAYRGRRLQPA
- a CDS encoding Tn3 family transposase → MASIERTAYPRFPRTLTLKDLQASFTPRPEEIEWAQQHSRTQERRLALLVLLKCFEFLRHFPALEVIPVELVEHVSATLGMAPTEKIEFASLATLYRHHKAIRELLGVKPYTDEETRKLTSRIAQDAAGIVETRADIINITIEELVRLGYELPVFRTLDEIAEQAHSTAEAALHKRITQRLTLAQRNWLDRLLMAELPARRTLYNQIKKSAKKASRKHLDLLLDQMTWLESLPDSDTLLDGVPATKLKHMADMASALDAGDMKDLLPAKRYTLILALVRQMRVRARDDVAEMFIRRIGAIHKTAKEELQVIQARQRELSEELVATLEQVLEILAENLDDASTGQRVRDLLAPHGNLEQLRTDCEAIRVWSGGNHLPLIWKAFSSWRAAMFRMAKALQFEAATQDRNLLDALEVVLANEHRKVEWISDDLTLSFASERWRKLVRRSHGLGPPTNRRYLEVCVFSYLSGDLRSGDVCIEGSESFADYRAQLLPWKECEALLPTYCDRIGIPATAGDFVDGLKQLLTETAEKVDEEFPQHAGDVVIGSTGEPTLRRVVAREVPASAIALHAAIENRTVPRNLLDVLANIEHWTGFTRNFGPQSGDDPKLRNARERYLLTVFAMGCNLGPNQAARHLSNGVTPHQLSYANQRHMSLDQLDNACRDLTELYLRLELPKLWGEGKKVAADGTQYDFYDQNLLVGMHFRYRRMGAVAYRHVADNYIAVFRHFIPPGVLEAVYVIEGLMKAGLSVQADTVYSDTHGQSETVFAFTHLAGIQLMPRIRNWKDLRFYRPEKGTRYRHIDRLFSDVVDWKLIRDHWRDLMQVSISIQAGRIASPMLLRKLSQEGRHNRLFAAARELGRVLRTVYLLRWISSKEMRQEVSATTNKIESYHAFTKWLDFGGDVINENDPNEQQKRVRFIDLVASSVILQNTVDMMRVLQEMYADGEPVSAADVEYLSPYMTSGIKRFGNYHLDLKRPPEPWVKESQFREAAKRARAAAAEAQRPGQKGAGT